One window from the genome of Dyadobacter sp. CECT 9275 encodes:
- the lpdA gene encoding dihydrolipoyl dehydrogenase, with translation MAQTYDVIVVGSGPGGYPAAIRASQLGLKVAIIEKELLGGICLNWGCIPTKALLKSAQVFEYIKHAKDYGINVSEYSADFGAVIKRSRGVADGMSKGVAFLMKKNKIDVIMGTGKVKGVKTVEVTDKDGKKVDYTANKGVVIATGARARELPNIKIDGQKVIEYRKAMSLEKQPKSLLVVGSGAIGMEFAYVYAAMGTKVTVVEFLPNLVPVEDEDISKEIAKQYKKLGIDTYVNSSVEKVDTSGAGCKVSVKTPDGEKSFEVDVVLSAAGIVSNIENIGLEETGIKTDKGKISVNEWYETNVPGFYAIGDCTPGPALAHVATAEGIICAERIAGHKTEALDYGNIPGCTYCQPEIASVGFTEKKAREAGYDIKVGKFPYMASGKASAAGAKEGFVKVIFDAKYGEFLGAHMIGMNVTEMIAEVVVARKLETTSHEILRSVHPHPTMSEALKGAVEAAYGEAIDL, from the coding sequence ATGGCTCAAACATATGACGTGATCGTTGTTGGAAGCGGTCCCGGTGGTTATCCCGCAGCAATCCGTGCCTCTCAATTAGGTCTTAAAGTTGCAATTATAGAAAAAGAACTTTTGGGAGGTATCTGCCTTAACTGGGGCTGTATTCCTACAAAAGCCCTTCTAAAAAGTGCGCAGGTTTTTGAATACATCAAACATGCCAAAGACTATGGTATCAACGTGAGCGAATATTCCGCTGATTTCGGGGCGGTGATCAAACGTAGCCGTGGTGTGGCTGATGGCATGAGTAAAGGAGTTGCTTTCCTGATGAAGAAAAATAAAATTGATGTCATCATGGGAACCGGTAAAGTAAAAGGTGTCAAAACCGTTGAAGTTACCGACAAGGATGGTAAAAAAGTTGATTATACTGCAAATAAAGGAGTTGTAATTGCAACAGGTGCAAGAGCAAGAGAACTGCCCAATATTAAGATCGACGGGCAGAAAGTAATTGAATACCGCAAGGCAATGAGCCTGGAGAAACAGCCAAAGTCTCTGCTGGTGGTTGGATCGGGAGCTATCGGGATGGAGTTCGCGTATGTTTACGCAGCAATGGGCACCAAGGTGACCGTTGTTGAATTCCTTCCAAACCTGGTTCCGGTAGAAGATGAGGATATTTCGAAAGAAATAGCAAAACAATATAAAAAGCTGGGTATCGACACGTATGTAAACTCGTCGGTTGAAAAAGTTGATACCAGCGGAGCAGGCTGCAAAGTATCCGTTAAAACACCGGATGGAGAAAAGTCTTTCGAGGTGGACGTAGTGCTTTCTGCCGCAGGTATTGTTTCCAATATCGAAAATATCGGTCTGGAAGAAACAGGTATCAAAACCGATAAAGGTAAAATTTCTGTTAATGAGTGGTATGAAACCAACGTGCCGGGGTTCTATGCAATTGGTGACTGTACGCCCGGCCCGGCCCTGGCGCACGTTGCTACAGCCGAAGGAATTATCTGTGCAGAAAGGATAGCAGGGCATAAAACCGAAGCGCTTGATTACGGGAACATACCTGGCTGTACTTATTGCCAGCCTGAAATTGCTTCTGTTGGTTTTACTGAGAAAAAAGCACGTGAAGCAGGTTATGACATTAAAGTAGGCAAATTTCCATACATGGCTTCGGGCAAGGCATCTGCCGCCGGAGCGAAGGAAGGCTTTGTAAAGGTTATTTTTGACGCGAAATACGGAGAATTCCTCGGCGCTCATATGATCGGAATGAATGTAACCGAAATGATTGCGGAAGTAGTAGTGGCCCGTAAGCTGGAAACAACCTCTCATGAAATCCTTCGTTCGGTTCATCCTCACCCAACCATGTCGGAAGCCTTGAAAGGGGCTGTGGAAGCCGCTTATGGCGAGGCGATAGATTTGTAA
- a CDS encoding response regulator, producing MRDNIVDALITSDNIDALWEKEIEARSLWGHRVFCLAFILGYPAATSLYYLNNNPYFLWIFSISLLASFSLLILQIWHWRHKINGREVSFYSQLAILFFHAYILATVPHLSYERANVNMTFALIFLVLVTKWPVRYAVISSAVVLILFPVALYSLSPEALSLYYKEGGLFFFLGYLLFPFIARHRYNADYKEFIYKSSLRLQNEALENQNVLIQQATEAKSGFLATMSHEIRTPLNGIVGIVHLLQHDQAVDQEQKELFRTLKFSADHLMAVVNNVLDFSKISSKHVELDRSAFDLRLLLGNLKKTFIPRITEKQISLIFDVADNIPATLLGDEIRLSQIITNLIHNAIKFTDVGFVRLMVRAESKNAETVRVYFEVSDSGVGISPDEQEKVFELFRQAHSQNNKITAGGTGLGLAITKELLHLHGSEIHLISELGKGSIFSFEIEFPFLKEEIMRSIVMNETTSISMVGKKVLIVDDNQTNLLIAGTLLKRRNIAFDTAKDGQEALEKFQSATYEVILMDLRMPVMDGFEATLRIREIDKHIPVIALSASAFEEEKEMALSGGFSGYLVKPFLPEELYDIMQSSFERMSSTPAK from the coding sequence ATGCGGGATAACATTGTGGACGCGCTAATCACTTCGGATAATATAGATGCGCTCTGGGAGAAAGAAATTGAGGCACGATCACTTTGGGGGCACCGGGTGTTTTGTCTGGCTTTTATTTTGGGGTATCCTGCTGCTACAAGCCTCTATTATTTAAACAATAACCCTTATTTTCTCTGGATCTTTAGTATTTCGCTGCTGGCAAGTTTTTCGCTTTTGATATTGCAAATCTGGCATTGGAGGCATAAAATCAACGGACGGGAGGTTTCTTTTTATTCCCAGCTGGCTATCCTTTTTTTTCATGCTTATATACTGGCAACAGTCCCGCATTTATCTTACGAAAGAGCAAATGTGAACATGACATTTGCCCTTATCTTCCTGGTACTGGTTACAAAATGGCCTGTGAGATACGCAGTGATCAGTTCTGCGGTGGTGCTGATTCTCTTTCCCGTGGCGTTGTACAGCCTTTCTCCGGAAGCGCTTTCACTTTATTACAAAGAGGGAGGACTGTTCTTTTTTCTGGGTTATTTATTATTTCCATTCATAGCCAGGCATCGATATAATGCTGATTATAAAGAGTTTATATACAAAAGCAGTTTGCGCCTGCAAAATGAGGCGCTTGAAAACCAAAACGTGCTTATTCAGCAGGCAACAGAAGCAAAGTCTGGTTTCCTGGCTACGATGAGCCATGAAATCCGTACCCCACTGAACGGAATTGTCGGGATTGTACATCTTCTGCAACATGACCAGGCCGTTGATCAGGAACAGAAAGAGCTTTTTCGGACGCTGAAATTTTCAGCAGATCATCTCATGGCTGTGGTTAACAATGTATTGGATTTTAGTAAAATAAGTTCCAAGCACGTTGAGCTTGATCGGTCAGCTTTTGATCTGCGGCTGTTGCTTGGGAACCTCAAAAAAACCTTTATTCCCAGAATAACCGAGAAACAGATCAGCCTGATCTTTGACGTTGCCGACAATATACCTGCCACTCTTTTGGGTGACGAAATAAGGCTGAGCCAGATCATTACCAATCTGATCCATAATGCGATCAAGTTTACGGATGTGGGTTTTGTGCGGTTAATGGTAAGAGCCGAAAGTAAAAACGCTGAAACGGTCCGGGTTTATTTTGAAGTAAGCGACTCAGGGGTAGGTATATCGCCTGACGAGCAGGAGAAAGTTTTCGAGTTGTTCCGCCAGGCTCATTCCCAGAATAACAAGATTACCGCAGGGGGTACAGGCCTTGGACTTGCCATTACCAAAGAATTGCTTCACCTGCACGGAAGTGAGATTCATCTGATCAGTGAACTTGGTAAAGGATCAATTTTCAGTTTTGAAATAGAGTTCCCGTTTTTAAAAGAGGAAATAATGCGCAGTATTGTCATGAATGAAACCACAAGTATATCAATGGTCGGGAAAAAAGTACTGATCGTGGATGATAACCAGACGAATCTGTTGATTGCCGGAACTTTGCTCAAGCGCCGGAATATTGCATTTGATACGGCAAAGGACGGGCAGGAGGCACTGGAAAAGTTTCAGTCCGCAACATACGAGGTGATTCTGATGGATCTGCGAATGCCGGTAATGGATGGTTTCGAAGCTACATTGCGGATACGAGAAATAGATAAGCATATACCGGTAATTGCCCTTTCGGCGTCGGCATTTGAAGAAGAGAAGGAAATGGCACTATCCGGCGGCTTCTCCGGATACCTGGTGAAGCCTTTTCTTCCCGAGGAACTTTACGATATCATGCAAAGCAGTTTTGAGAGGATGAGCAGCACGCCAGCGAAGTAG